The stretch of DNA TCGCCGCCACCCTGCACGCCTTCACCCGCTGGAGCGGCGTGGACACCGTGCAGAACATGAAGGACAGCGGCACCGAGACGGCCGCGGAAATGCGTCAGGTGCTGGGCGCGCCGCCAGTCGAGGCCGCGCGTCGCGCCGGGGCGCCCGACCTCAAGCCACTGCCGCGCATCGCCCCCACCGCCTTTGATGACCTGCTCGCCCGCCGCGCCACCTGTCGCAATTTCGATCCGGCGCGCAAAGTCCCCTACGACCTGTTCGCGCAACTGCTGCAGCGCGTGTTCGCCGCCCAGGCCGAGGTGCGGGTCAGCGACGACCTGGCCTTCCTCAAGAAGAACGTTCCCTCCGGCGGCGGCCTGCACCCGATGGAGTGCTACCTGATCGTCCAGCATGTCGAGGGCGTGGAGCCGGGTCTCTACCACTACCAGGCGCAGGAGCACGCGCTCGAACCGCTGGCCGGGCCGGACAAGCCGCTGCGCGAATTCGTCATGGACATGGTCGCCCAGCAGCACTGGTTCGCCGATGCCCATGTGGTCGTGCTGCTGTCGCCGCGCTTCGACCGCACGTTCTGGAAATACCGCCACCACGCCAAGGGTTACCGGGTGGTCGCGCTGGAGGGTGGCCACCTCTCGCAGACCCTCTATCTGTCGGCGACCGAGGCCGGGCTGGGCGCCTTCATCACCGGTGCGATCAACGAGGTCGAGCTGGAGCAGGCCTTCGCCCTCGACCCGATCCACCAGGGCGCCCTGGCCATCTGCGGCTTCGGCTGGCGTGGCCAAGTCATGGAGACCGCCGAGCTCGATCCGGGGGAGCGGATCTGGGTCCGCGGGGCGGCGGCGGACACGGATTCACAACACTGAACAACATTTGCGCCAAAAGGCAGTCGACATTGCCAAATCTGTCAAGTTATGTTGGAAGGCCCTAACCAAGGTTTCGTTCCAATGCGCGTCCTACGCCTCCTTTCCGCCGCCGTGTTTGGCCTGGCCATGGTCATGCCGGCATTCGCATCCGTCGACAGCCGCGTGCTGATGCTCGATGACATCCGCACCCAGCAACACGAGATCCGCATCGGCGTCGAGGAACGCTCCGGTCCGTACAAGGATCTGTCGGCGACCGAGCGCAGCGAACTGCTGACCAAGCAGGATCGGATGCTGCGCACGATCGAAGGCAAGAAGTCGACCGACGAGCTCAACGACCAGCAGAAGACAGAAGTGTTCAACACGCTCGAGTGGATCGAGGCGGTGGTCAACAACTCCGACGAAGATGAGCGCATGGTCTGCGAGCGCCGCGCGATCCTCGGCAGCACCCGCAAGGAACGCGTCTGCAAGACCCAGTCGCAGTGGCGCGAAGAGCGCGAAGCCGCCCGCAACCTGATGGACTCGCGCGGCAACTGCCAGGATTGCAGGAGCAACTGAGTGACCGCGCCAGGCAGCACCGGCCACCCGCGCCGGTGCTGAACATCCTGGCGTGAGGTTCCACGAGCGGGGCGCACGACAATCTGGCGATGTTCCGGGGAGGAACTGCTATGAAGCGATGGATCTGGCTGGTGGTGCTGACCACCGCAATGGCGGCGGCAACTGCGCAGGAGCCGACTGCGCAGCAGGACGGCCTGCAGATGATCCTGACGCAGCAGCAACAGCTGCAGCGTGACCTCGACGATGGCAAGACCAGCGGCATGACCACGCGCCAGGTCAACATCATCCGCAAGTCGCAGCGCGAAGTGTTCGCCGTCACCGAGGGCAAGACACATCTTGACCAGCTGACGATGGAAGAGAAGGTGCGGCTCGAGAACGCGCTCGAGCGCATCAACGCCGAAGTGAAGGGCACCCGTGCCGGCCAGGACAGCAAGCAGGTGTGCTGGCGCGAGAAGCAGACCGGGACCACGGTCAACGTAACCCGTTGCGGTACTGAAGCGGAGATGCGCGAAGCCCGCGAGGGCGCGCGTGACTTCCTCGAACGGCCGAAGGTCTGCGGCGACCGCTGCGGCTGACCGGCCAGCGGCCCTCAGGACCCTTGCGCGTCCAATCCGCGCGCCGCGCGGCGCAAGCCGATCGCTTCGGTCAGGTGCGCGGTCCCGATCGACACCTCACCAGCCAGGTCGGCGATGGTCCGCGCCACACGAACGATCCTGTGCAGCGACCGCGCCGACAGCTGCAGTGAATCGACGGCACGCTCCAGCAATGCGTGATCACCCGCCGACAGGCGACAGGTCGACGCGGTCTCGGCCTGTCCCAGTTGCGAGTTCGGCTTCGCGCAGCGCGCGAGTTGTCGCTCACGGGCCGCCACCACGCGCGCGCGCACCGACGCGGTGTCCTCGGCCAGCGGCGCATCCTGCCGCAGCTCCGAAGGCGGCAGCCGCGCCACCTCGACATGCAGGTCGATGCGATCGAGCAATGGCCCGGAGATGCGGCCGCGATAGCGTGCAATCGCCTCGCTGCTGCAGCGGCAACGGCCGCAGACATCGCCGGCCCAGCCGCAGGGGCACGGGTTCATTGCCGCGACCAGCTGGAACCGCGCCGGGAACTCCGCGCTACGCGCCGCGCGCGACACGGTGACCACACCCGATTCGAGCGGCTCGCGCAGCACCTCCAGCGCGCGCCGTTCCCACTCGGACTGGAAATTGCTAGTCACCTTTCCTGAATCGAACAGAGATACTTCTCGAAACTTTCAAGAAGCTTCATTCAGTGAAGGTTTGCTAGCAAATCAGCAAGAGTCCGAGTCGGCGTTGCTGCCAGACTCCTACATTGGCGGATCGAAATCCAAGCCTAGCACCCTGGTTAAGCAAAACAAGCGCCTTGATGTCACGAGTTACAGCATGACTATTACTCTCATGACCTACCAGATACGCGTGGTGGCACTTGGCGCAGCAAGTCGTTTCGACAGCCGCAGCTCGTAGGCGACATTCCGCGTCGCCACACCACTCGATCTTCTTCATGAATCGGCCGCGTCCGCAGCGGACATCGGCGGCTGCATCGGGCATGGGCTAAACTCACCACGGCTCATTTGCGGAGGTTCTGCAATGGACAGTGATCCTCAGTATGAGTTGATCGATCGCCTCGTGAACGAAATGCAGGAGTTCCGGGAAGAGGAGAAGAATTCGCCGTATCAGGCGAGCACTTGCAGATGTGGATGGAGGGAGAGCTGTTCCACACGAAGAGATGGTCACATGGGTAGCTTCTCTTAGCTAGCGCCTATTTTAGATGCATGACGTTCCCACAACAGACCTCCAAACCCCTGCCGCTACGCGAGTGGCCTTGCGTACGTTCTTTCGTATTTCTGAGGCATGGCAATTGGATGGAGCAGAGGAAGCCATCTTGCTTGGCGAGCTTCCAGCGATCGTAGGAACGTGGCGTGAGCGACCACCCGAAGAGCCGCTTCCGCGGGCGACTCTCGAACGACTGTCCCACCTATTCGGGATCTACGCTTCGCTGGTGGAGCTGTTCCAAGATCCTAGCCGCGCACACGCTTGGCTCCGACGGCCCAATACAGCACCATTATTCGGCGGCGACACAGCCTTGGCGCGTATGCTTCTTGGAGATGTGGATGACCTGCAGGCCGTTCGCGAGTATCTCGAAGCCCAATTCGACCATTGATCCCAAGTCGCGGCCTGTCCTGGTCGGCAGACGGGATGCGGCGGACGGGGCTGAGCCCTCGGGCGATGCCGCTTCTGGCCAATCGCGAACAATGGGGCTGCCTGGTCGCCAAGGGCCACTTCCAGCGTCCGCTTTCGGCCAGGAGCGGACATCCGGCCACTGTCACAAGGATTCAAAATCCCCGTGTCGGCGGTTCGATTCCCTCCCGAGCCACCATGCATTAAACGTAAACCCAGTAAGGCTCTCAGGCTTTACTGGGCTTTTTCGTTTTGGGCTGACGCGAGGTCGTGGGTAGCATCTGGGTAGCAAGGCGATTCGGTCAGCCCCCATGGGCCGAGCGGAAATCCGCACGGAGTCGCCAGATCATCCACGTGCCGCTGATGACCAGCGCGAATGCGAGCGCGAACAGCCCGATCGGAACGACCCATCCGAGGACCTCGACGACTGGACGCATTAGGTCGCCTGCCCCTTTGCTGATTGTGGCAAGAAGTCCGTTGAGGACCAGCGCCGCTATAGCAACCACGGCGCCCTGCCAGACGCGGACACTCGCCATGCGTTCTGCCTTTCGATATCCACGGTCCAAGCTCATGCGCACAGTCAGCCTGAGCCGCCCGGACGGGGTTGTGACGACGCGCTTCCAATGGCCTGGAGCGCCTCAGGGCCATTGATCCGCATCATTCTAAGGCGGCCGGCGCGCTGACCCGCGCCACCGGGGCTCCATTGATACGCGTCTCATCCTGTGCTCTTTTCGTCGCTAGCATGTAGGCATGACCCGACTCCCGCTCCCGCCCGACATCACTTGGCGCCGAGGCTGTTGTGAGCGGTCCTGACACCACGCGCTGGCTGCGCTGCGGCCCGGTTGCGGTGACGGTTGTCGCCTTCCATAACGACGTTTGGCGGACGACGGTCAACCGGCACTTGGACGTGAAGCGGGAGCGGAAGGCCCACACGTCGAGTGAGGCCCTGGCAATCGCTGGGGTGGAGCGCTGGGCTGTGGCGAATGCGGGGCGGATCAGGGCCAGCTTGCAACGCACTGCAGCAGGAGCACACTAAATACTCGCCAAGCTCGGTGGGGACCGGACCATGCAGCTACCTCTGGATGAGCTCGATCGGCGCCTAGATTCGCTGGACGAAGTCATTTTGTTAATGCTGAAAGACCAGACGGACCGGGAGTATCTGTTGGCTGTCGTTGCATCGGCTGCTGAAGGAATTCAGAGTCTTGCAGGCCCACATCATGACTACGTTTCGGCACGAGTGCTGGAGATCGTCACCGCCCATGGGCTGGGGCTTCGACCTGCGGCCGACCATGACCCCACCTGAGCGAAACACATCACCCCAAGGAACCGGAATGGACGAGAGAGAAGCTTTCTTCGAAGGCCAGCTAACGGCCATGCAATGGGCTTTGTGGGCCATTATTGATGCCTCCCCTTCTCGCGATGCCATCTGCGCGACGGCACTCCGGGGAGTAGCCGCGCACGATGAGCGTTATCGCCAAAGTGACCTGAGCCCGGCAATTCGCGATGAGTTCCTGAAAGGTCTGAACACTGTCGCCGATCTGCTGTTCGCGCCGCGGGGTGACACCTAGCCGGCCAAGTCCTTGGCGACTGTGTCGAGACCGGTCCCCATGTCCGCTTTCGGCCAGAAGCGGACATCGTGCTAATCACGTTTCACGCATGGCCGAAATGCATCAGTCGTCCACGTGTTTTTGTCCTGGTCTTCAATCCGGATGCGGAAACTCCGGGAATTGTCCGCTTCACCGACTTCGTACAGCATCGCCGCAAGTATTGTCCGATCGCCGGGATCGATCTTCAACGTAGGTTGCGCCATCGGACCATGCCCACCCGGACCATGCCGCCACGCGACATTACCGGCGTCATCAAGAATCTCGTAGGACAACCAACTCAGTGGGTACGGCGGGCCCGAGGCTCCGTCGATCCAGACTCGCAGGACGCCGTGGCTACCGTTTTGCACGCGAACGCTGACCGGAATGTCCTGGCGACGCCGGTCGCATTCCAGAACCGGCGCTTCTACCTTGACATCAACGAGGTCGGGCGTCATGCGATGCAGCGACGCGCAGCCTGGTGCCACCGACAGAACGAGCATTGATACCGCCAGCGAATATTTGGCGTTAGTCGCCACATCGCCCCCTTGCGAAGTATGGCTCAAGCAGCTCAGACCCGGTCCCAACGAACAGATCAAATGTCCCCTTTTGGGTCGAAAGCGGTCATAGAAATGCACCGGCTGAGGTCAGCCGTTGGCGCGCTAGATGACTCTCTTTGTGTGGACCTGGATGTCGGCGTCCATGGCGAGGCACTACGAAACCACTCGCGCAAGGTGCGCCGCAGGCTCCGCATCGTCGTCTGCGACCTGACCAGCCTTACACGGCCCATGTGCGCCGCACCAGAGAAGCGCTGATCCTAAATGTGAAGTTGCTGTGCATATCCGAAGGGCGCAGTCTTCATCAGGGTTGGCCGCATGGCGCCTCCACGCCGACGAACGGTAGCTGCGAACGCCTGCTCGCCCGCTGGTGGGACAGAGTTGGCGTATTGTGCGGTCATGATGCATCAGTTTCTCACCGCGAACCGGAAAGAACTAATTGCCCGCTGCCGGGCAAAGGTCGCCGAGCGATCGCCGCCTGGCGTAGCCGGTGAGGAGCTGGAGCATGGGGTCACTGTGTTCCTTGAGCAGGTGATCAAGACACTCGCGTTGGAACGGACATCGGATCCTATGCGGAGCCGAAAGGTTTCTGGCCGTTCCGGCGGGGGCAAGCCCGCGCTGTCGGAAATCGGCGATTCGGCGGCGCAGCACGGCAAGGAACTGATGCAGCATGGCTTCACGGTCGAGGAAGTGGTGCACGACTATGGTGACCTATGCCAAGCGATAACTGATTTGGCATTTGAGCAGGATGCGGCAATAAGCATCGATGAGTTCAGGACGCTCAATCGATGCCTGGACAACGCAATTGCTAACGCCGTGACCGAGTTTGGGTACCAACGCGACTTTGTCGTCGCCGACAAACAAGCAGACGCTCTGAATGAGCGGCTAGGATTCTTTGCCCACGAATTGCGCAATCAGTTGTGCACCGCCACCTTGGCGCTTTCTATCATCAAGGAGGGCAGCGTTGGTTTGACCGGCGCGACCGGTGGTGTACTCGACCGGGCCCTGGTCGGGTTGAGTAATCTTATTGACCGTTCCCTCGCAGAGGTCCGTATGACAGCGGGCATGCCGCTGCAGAATCGGCTCTTCTCGGTCGCGGATTTCCTTGCGGAGGTCAAGCTCTCCGCCTCGCTGGAAGCGGACGTGAGGGGTTGCAAGCTAACCGTCTCGGACGTGGATCCCCTGTTGGCACTCGATGTGGATCGGGACTTGCTGCTGTCGGCGGCCGGGAATCTCCTGCAGAACGCATTCAAGTTCTCGCACCCTCATGGTGAGATCAGCCTCAACGCCTATGCAGTGGCTGACCGTGTCCTGATCGACGTCGAAGACCAGTGCGGCGGCCTTCCGCCCGGCGACGCGGAGAAGATGTTCATCCCTTTCACGCAGGGCGCTGATGACAGGAGCGGTCTGGGATTGGGGCTGTCGATCTCTCGTCGCAGTATTGAGGCGAACCTGGGGGTCCTCAGCGTGCGCAACGTGCCAGGTTCCGGATG from Lysobacter arenosi encodes:
- a CDS encoding putative peptide maturation dehydrogenase, with the protein product MRVRRCAVVFLEPREQAEFDLGVLLGGGDGLRRERRWLALAPHLGTEVEVDGTERELLGAMSPGQWVDEAGIEERAAMERLLAEGLLVSDDPSHAAMRARDESLRGTYWHPLAATLHAFTRWSGVDTVQNMKDSGTETAAEMRQVLGAPPVEAARRAGAPDLKPLPRIAPTAFDDLLARRATCRNFDPARKVPYDLFAQLLQRVFAAQAEVRVSDDLAFLKKNVPSGGGLHPMECYLIVQHVEGVEPGLYHYQAQEHALEPLAGPDKPLREFVMDMVAQQHWFADAHVVVLLSPRFDRTFWKYRHHAKGYRVVALEGGHLSQTLYLSATEAGLGAFITGAINEVELEQAFALDPIHQGALAICGFGWRGQVMETAELDPGERIWVRGAAADTDSQH
- a CDS encoding MbcA/ParS/Xre antitoxin family protein; translation: MHDVPTTDLQTPAATRVALRTFFRISEAWQLDGAEEAILLGELPAIVGTWRERPPEEPLPRATLERLSHLFGIYASLVELFQDPSRAHAWLRRPNTAPLFGGDTALARMLLGDVDDLQAVREYLEAQFDH
- a CDS encoding sensor histidine kinase, whose translation is MMHQFLTANRKELIARCRAKVAERSPPGVAGEELEHGVTVFLEQVIKTLALERTSDPMRSRKVSGRSGGGKPALSEIGDSAAQHGKELMQHGFTVEEVVHDYGDLCQAITDLAFEQDAAISIDEFRTLNRCLDNAIANAVTEFGYQRDFVVADKQADALNERLGFFAHELRNQLCTATLALSIIKEGSVGLTGATGGVLDRALVGLSNLIDRSLAEVRMTAGMPLQNRLFSVADFLAEVKLSASLEADVRGCKLTVSDVDPLLALDVDRDLLLSAAGNLLQNAFKFSHPHGEISLNAYAVADRVLIDVEDQCGGLPPGDAEKMFIPFTQGADDRSGLGLGLSISRRSIEANLGVLSVRNVPGSGCVFTIDLPRHSVAEVPSTVSPVVD